One genomic region from Phragmites australis chromosome 1, lpPhrAust1.1, whole genome shotgun sequence encodes:
- the LOC133887748 gene encoding uncharacterized protein LOC133887748, translating to MYHILAQSKDAEVMLKMGSTTDKREQYRLMRDAMEKRFIRIAKGSLVGGVRLGMFTATFFGIQNLLIENHGVHDVFNIAGAGSATAATFGLILPGSMMWRARVALVGSAFGAVSAFPLGWIQLKLEEMVAKSKSASKLTEEKGNQSRVGAVIE from the exons ATGTATCATATATTGGCACAGAGCAAGGATGCCGAAGTGATGTTGAAGATGGGAAGCACCACAGACAAGCGCGAACAGTATAGATTGATGAGAGATGCAATGGAAAAAAGGTTCATCCGGATTGCCAAAGGCTCACTAGTTGGCGGTGTTCGCCTTGGGATGTTTACTGCCACATTCTTTGGCATACAGAACCTTCTTATTGAGAATCATGGGGTACATGACGTCTTCAACATTGCTGGAGCTGGCTCAGCTACGGCGGCTACTTTTGGGCTTATCT TGCCAGGTTCAATGATGTGGCGTGCAAGGGTAGCACTTGTCGGATCTGCTTTTGGTGCTGTATCCGCTTTTCCCCTTG GCTGGATACAGTTGAAGCTTGAAGAAATGGTTGCAAAATCGAAATCGGCATCCAAATTGACAGAGGAGAA